In the Helianthus annuus cultivar XRQ/B chromosome 11, HanXRQr2.0-SUNRISE, whole genome shotgun sequence genome, one interval contains:
- the LOC110891189 gene encoding 3-oxoacyl-[acyl-carrier-protein] synthase II, chloroplastic isoform X3 has protein sequence MKIFQDAVEALRVSYKKMNPFCVPFAITNMGSAIIAMDLGWMGPNYSISTACATSNYCILNAANHIIRGHDAFWWFRFSHHSYKYQIKDNFQNNAFCAFDSLFSDSPIRHCQPLRPSTVVSHSASVITSYA, from the exons ATGAAG ATATTTCAAGATGCGGTTGAGGCTTTGAGGGTTTCGTACAAGAAGATGAATCCGTTTTGTGTCCCATTTGCAATCACAAACATGGGTTCTGCAATTATTGCAATGGATTTG GGTTGGATGGGACCAAATTATTCGATTTCCACAGCTTGTGCTACGAGTAATTATTGTATACTCAATGCAGCGAATCATATTATCAGAG GACATGATGCTTTCTGGTGGTTCCGATTCAGCCATCATTCCTATAAGTATCAAATAAAGGACAATTTTCAAAACAATGCTTTCTGTGCATTCGATTCTCTTTTCTCCGATTCACCGATCCGCCACTGTCAGCCACTCCGTCCGTCCACCGTGGTCAGTCATTCCGCTTCAG TTATTACATCATATGCATGA
- the LOC110891189 gene encoding 3-oxoacyl-[acyl-carrier-protein] synthase II, chloroplastic isoform X4 encodes MKIFQDAVEALRVSYKKMNPFCVPFAITNMGSAIIAMDLGWMGPNYSISTACATSNYCILNAANHIIRGHDAFWWFRFSHHSYKYQIKDNFQNNAFCAFDSLFSDSPIRHCQPLRPSTVVSHSASGGEMV; translated from the exons ATGAAG ATATTTCAAGATGCGGTTGAGGCTTTGAGGGTTTCGTACAAGAAGATGAATCCGTTTTGTGTCCCATTTGCAATCACAAACATGGGTTCTGCAATTATTGCAATGGATTTG GGTTGGATGGGACCAAATTATTCGATTTCCACAGCTTGTGCTACGAGTAATTATTGTATACTCAATGCAGCGAATCATATTATCAGAG GACATGATGCTTTCTGGTGGTTCCGATTCAGCCATCATTCCTATAAGTATCAAATAAAGGACAATTTTCAAAACAATGCTTTCTGTGCATTCGATTCTCTTTTCTCCGATTCACCGATCCGCCACTGTCAGCCACTCCGTCCGTCCACCGTGGTCAGTCATTCCGCTTCAG GTGGCGAAATGGTTTGA
- the LOC110891189 gene encoding 3-oxoacyl-[acyl-carrier-protein] synthase II, chloroplastic isoform X5 codes for MKIFQDAVEALRVSYKKMNPFCVPFAITNMGSAIIAMDLGWMGPNYSISTACATSNYCILNAANHIIRGHDAFWWFRFSHHSYKYQIKDNFQNNAFCAFDSLFSDSPIRHCQPLRPSTVVSHSASG; via the exons ATGAAG ATATTTCAAGATGCGGTTGAGGCTTTGAGGGTTTCGTACAAGAAGATGAATCCGTTTTGTGTCCCATTTGCAATCACAAACATGGGTTCTGCAATTATTGCAATGGATTTG GGTTGGATGGGACCAAATTATTCGATTTCCACAGCTTGTGCTACGAGTAATTATTGTATACTCAATGCAGCGAATCATATTATCAGAG GACATGATGCTTTCTGGTGGTTCCGATTCAGCCATCATTCCTATAAGTATCAAATAAAGGACAATTTTCAAAACAATGCTTTCTGTGCATTCGATTCTCTTTTCTCCGATTCACCGATCCGCCACTGTCAGCCACTCCGTCCGTCCACCGTGGTCAGTCATTCCGCTTCAG GCTGA
- the LOC110891189 gene encoding 3-oxoacyl-[acyl-carrier-protein] synthase 1 isoform X1, which yields MKIFQDAVEALRVSYKKMNPFCVPFAITNMGSAIIAMDLGWMGPNYSISTACATSNYCILNAANHIIRGHDAFWWFRFSHHSYKYQIKDNFQNNAFCAFDSLFSDSPIRHCQPLRPSTVVSHSASGSLSFVYWLHQSIQSLYSIKIKEF from the exons ATGAAG ATATTTCAAGATGCGGTTGAGGCTTTGAGGGTTTCGTACAAGAAGATGAATCCGTTTTGTGTCCCATTTGCAATCACAAACATGGGTTCTGCAATTATTGCAATGGATTTG GGTTGGATGGGACCAAATTATTCGATTTCCACAGCTTGTGCTACGAGTAATTATTGTATACTCAATGCAGCGAATCATATTATCAGAG GACATGATGCTTTCTGGTGGTTCCGATTCAGCCATCATTCCTATAAGTATCAAATAAAGGACAATTTTCAAAACAATGCTTTCTGTGCATTCGATTCTCTTTTCTCCGATTCACCGATCCGCCACTGTCAGCCACTCCGTCCGTCCACCGTGGTCAGTCATTCCGCTTCAGGTAGTCTCTCATTCGTTTATTGGCTTCATCAATCTATACAATCCCTTTATTCAATAAAGATCAAAGAGTTTTAG
- the LOC110891189 gene encoding 3-oxoacyl-[acyl-carrier-protein] synthase II, chloroplastic isoform X2: protein MKIFQDAVEALRVSYKKMNPFCVPFAITNMGSAIIAMDLGWMGPNYSISTACATSNYCILNAANHIIRGHDAFWWFRFSHHSYKYQIKDNFQNNAFCAFDSLFSDSPIRHCQPLRPSTVVSHSASGNLLAFANT from the exons ATGAAG ATATTTCAAGATGCGGTTGAGGCTTTGAGGGTTTCGTACAAGAAGATGAATCCGTTTTGTGTCCCATTTGCAATCACAAACATGGGTTCTGCAATTATTGCAATGGATTTG GGTTGGATGGGACCAAATTATTCGATTTCCACAGCTTGTGCTACGAGTAATTATTGTATACTCAATGCAGCGAATCATATTATCAGAG GACATGATGCTTTCTGGTGGTTCCGATTCAGCCATCATTCCTATAAGTATCAAATAAAGGACAATTTTCAAAACAATGCTTTCTGTGCATTCGATTCTCTTTTCTCCGATTCACCGATCCGCCACTGTCAGCCACTCCGTCCGTCCACCGTGGTCAGTCATTCCGCTTCAG gaaatttgTTGGCATTTGCAAACACATAA